One Suricata suricatta isolate VVHF042 chromosome X, meerkat_22Aug2017_6uvM2_HiC, whole genome shotgun sequence genomic region harbors:
- the NYX gene encoding nyctalopin, which produces AVSTTNVLKRHRKLNKTRRSSKNSAHSSWEGLDAVVLGLPGTCAGEACTRTCPAACACSSTERGCSVRCDRAGLLRVPAEFPCELPALRELAAFDNLFRHVPGALRGLANLTHAHLERSRIEAVASSSLQGLRRLRSLSLQANRVRAVHAGAFRDCGALEHLLLNDNLLAELPAEAFQGLRRLRTLNLGGNALGLVGSAWFADLAELELLYLDRNSIAFVEEGAFQNLSGLLALHLNGNHLTVLAWAAFQPGFFLGRLFLFRNPWRCDCRLEWLRDWMESSGRVADVPCASPGSVAGLDLSQVAFARSSDGLCVDPEELNLTASSPGPSLEPVATTVSRFSSLLSKLLAPRVPVEEVANTTEGLLNASLADSLSGGVVVSGHSTRFLLGSALLLTILHMD; this is translated from the exons GCAGTGTCCACAACAAATGTACTGAAAAGACATCGGAAGCTGAACAAAACCAGACGCAGCAGCAAGAATTCTGCACACTCCTCGTGGGAGGGACTGGATG CGGTGGTCCTCGGTCTGCCTGGCACCTGCGCCGGGGAGGCGTGCACGCGCACCTGCCCAGCCGCCTGCGCCTGCAGCAGCACCGAGCGCGGCTGCTCCGTGCGCTGTGACCGCGCCGGCCTCCTGCGCGTGCCGGCCGAGTTTCCGTGCGAG CTGCCCGCCCTGCGCGAGCTCGCCGCCTTCGATAACCTGTTCCGCCACGTGCCCGGCGCGCTGCGCGGCCTGGCCAACCTGACGCATGCGCACCTGGAGCGCAGCCGCATCGAGGCGGTGGCCTCCAGTTCGCTGCAGGGCCTGAGGCGCCTTCGCTCGCTCAGCCTGCAGGCCAACCGAGTCCGCGCCGTGCACGCGGGCGCCTTTCGCGACTGCGGCGCCCTGGAGCATCTGCTGCTCAATGACAACCTGCTGGCCGAGCTGCCGGCGGAAGCCTTCCAAGGCCTGCGCCGCCTGCGCACGCTCAACCTGGGTGGCAACGCGCTGGGCCTCGTGGGGAGCGCCTGGTTCGCTGACCTGGCGGAGCTCGAGCTGCTCTACCTGGACCGCAACAGCATCGCCTTCGTGGAGGAGGGCGCCTTCCAGAACCTCTCGGGCCTCCTCGCTCTGCACCTCAATGGCAACCACCTCACTGTGCTGGCCTGGGCCGCCTTCCAGCCTGGCTTCTTCCTGGGCCGCCTCTTTCTCTTCCGCAACCCGTGGCGCTGTGACTGCCGCCTGGAGTGGCTGCGGGACTGGATGGAGAGCTCCGGCCGCGTGGCCGACGTGCCGTGCGCCTCCCCGGGCTCCGTGGCCGGCCTGGACCTCAGCCAGGTGGCCTTTGCGCGCTCTTCGGATGGCCTCTGTGTGGATCCCGAGGAGCTGAACCTCACCGCGTCCAGTCCAGGCCCGTCCCTAGAGCCTGTGGCCACCACCGTGAGTAGGTTCAGCAGCCTCCTCTCCAAGCTGCTGGCCCCAAGGGTCCCGGTGGAGGAGGTGGCCAACACCACCGAGGGTCTGCTCAACGCCTCTCTGGCTGACAGCCTCTCCGGTGGGGTGGTTGTTTCGGGCCACAGCACCCGGTTTCTCCTCGGCTCTGCTCTCCTGCTCACCATCCTACACATGGACTGA